In Nostoc sp. GT001, a genomic segment contains:
- the xseB gene encoding exodeoxyribonuclease VII small subunit, whose product MVKRKSASTSEEGWNYEAKVAEIEGIITRIEAGELELEAVFDQFATAVEYLRQCEGFLQQRQQQVDLLIETLSQE is encoded by the coding sequence ATGGTTAAACGTAAGAGTGCTTCTACTTCTGAGGAAGGTTGGAATTATGAGGCAAAAGTTGCTGAAATAGAGGGGATTATTACTCGCATTGAGGCGGGTGAGTTGGAATTGGAAGCTGTGTTTGACCAATTTGCCACTGCTGTAGAATATTTGCGTCAGTGCGAAGGTTTTTTGCAGCAGCGACAACAGCAGGTAGATTTGTTGATTGAAACATTAAGCCAAGAGTAG
- the xseA gene encoding exodeoxyribonuclease VII large subunit — translation MTLDFPDSLILDTALSVSGLTDYIRLLLEQDEQLRQVWVTGEVSSANNHRSGLFFTLQDPDRTAGIKCVVWNSQLPKLAQMPVPGEQIIILGSIRLYPQRGEYQLSVWQTLPAGVGLQALRYQQLKNRLLAEGLFDAQRKRSLPIHPQTIAVVTSPTAAAWGDIQKTLKQRYPGLHVLFSPATVQGEQAPESIVKAIERVERDGRAEVLILSRGGGAVEELACFNDERVVRSLANCSIPIITGIGHQRDESLADLVADVCVHTPTAAAEMVVPALSELYTEHRQRVVALHEAVHDFKENAENKLQVLRNRLRRLRLDRQVQQEVEKLAWKRQHLVQITTGRSQQATQHLELLRQKLASLDPKAVLQRGYAVVRREDGAIARSAAELEVGEELVIQLGQGGVKVKVMEINK, via the coding sequence ATGACTCTCGACTTTCCCGACTCTCTGATTCTCGATACGGCGCTTTCGGTATCTGGATTAACTGACTATATCCGCTTGCTGTTAGAGCAAGATGAACAATTGCGGCAAGTTTGGGTAACTGGCGAAGTTTCCAGTGCTAACAACCATCGCAGTGGGTTGTTTTTCACGCTGCAAGATCCCGATCGCACCGCCGGAATTAAGTGTGTAGTATGGAATAGCCAATTGCCAAAACTCGCCCAAATGCCTGTTCCTGGTGAACAGATCATCATTTTGGGCAGCATTCGCCTATATCCGCAACGGGGAGAGTATCAGTTATCAGTTTGGCAGACTCTACCTGCTGGTGTTGGTTTACAGGCGTTACGCTATCAACAACTCAAAAATCGCTTGCTGGCTGAGGGGTTGTTCGACGCGCAAAGAAAGCGATCGCTCCCGATTCATCCCCAAACGATCGCTGTCGTCACTTCTCCAACGGCTGCTGCTTGGGGTGATATTCAAAAAACCTTGAAGCAAAGGTATCCAGGTTTACACGTTTTATTTTCTCCCGCGACCGTACAAGGCGAGCAAGCACCAGAATCTATCGTCAAAGCAATTGAGCGCGTGGAAAGAGATGGACGCGCTGAAGTGCTAATTTTATCGCGTGGTGGTGGCGCGGTGGAGGAATTGGCTTGTTTTAATGATGAACGAGTAGTGCGATCGCTTGCTAATTGTTCTATTCCGATAATTACTGGGATCGGCCATCAACGAGATGAATCTTTAGCAGATTTAGTCGCAGATGTATGTGTGCATACACCCACTGCGGCGGCGGAAATGGTTGTACCAGCACTTTCAGAATTATATACTGAGCATCGGCAGCGAGTTGTCGCTTTACATGAGGCGGTGCATGACTTTAAAGAAAATGCTGAGAATAAACTGCAAGTATTACGTAATCGTTTGCGACGTTTGCGGTTAGATCGGCAAGTGCAGCAGGAAGTGGAAAAGCTAGCTTGGAAGCGTCAGCATTTGGTGCAAATTACCACGGGGCGATCGCAGCAAGCAACGCAGCATTTAGAATTATTGCGGCAGAAGTTGGCTAGTCTTGACCCGAAAGCGGTGTTACAGCGTGGTTATGCGGTGGTGAGAAGGGAAGATGGAGCGATCGCTCGTTCGGCGGCGGAGTTGGAAGTGGGAGAAGAGTTAGTGATTCAGTTGGGGCAAGGTGGAGTTAAAGTGAAGGTTATGGAAATAAATAAATGA